The Miscanthus floridulus cultivar M001 chromosome 17, ASM1932011v1, whole genome shotgun sequence genome has a window encoding:
- the LOC136518612 gene encoding uncharacterized protein, translated as MAAIVNAPATARCSAAGPQLLPPRGAASSFPPSMMRKRTTGAPAGRLVAVSAVGDVAAEGNTYLIAGAVAVALVGTAFPILFSRKDTCPECDGAGFIRKAGATLRANAARKDQAQIVCPNCNGLGKLGQIDK; from the exons ATGGCTGCCATCGTCAACGCGCCAGCAACTGCTCGTTGCTCGGCCGCCGGGCCGCAGCTGCTGCCACCACGGGGTGCTGCGTCGTCGTTTCCGCCGTCGATGATGAGGAAGAGGACGACGGGGGCGCCTGCCGGCCGGCTTGTCGCGGTCTCGGCGGTGGGCGACGTCGCGGCCGAGGGCAACACGTACCTCATCgccggcgcggtggccgtcgcgcTCGTGGGCACGGCCTTCCCCATACTCTTCTCGCGCAAGGACAC GTGCCCGGAGTGCGACGGCGCCGGGTTCATCCGGAAGGCGGGCGCGACGCTGCGGGCGAATGCGGCGAGGAAGGACCAGGCCCAGATCGTCTGCCCCAACTGCAACGGCCTCGGCAAGCTCGGACAGATCGACAAGTAG
- the LOC136515172 gene encoding uncharacterized protein, whose protein sequence is MRNLHEGDANTKFFHARASCRRRRNHISVITEDDNQLTSHEAKTQALTDYYKAILGVQYQPIWNFDVAALYPAPNYDLSDLVAAFSEDEAMQAVLRMNNNSAPGPDQLGATAPKDFRPVSLQNCPVKIITKILTTRLQKQIQKLIDIDQTGFIRGRSISENFVYATELVQHCHRKKLPTAVIKLDFAKAFDSVCWESLLTILLARGFPNKWLAWMRTLLNTSHSAVLVNGCPGSWIKCKRGLRQGDALSPYLLLLVADVLQQLIKSNSDIRHPTLDGPCPVLQYADDTLLLVRAEVADIRRLKKALHDFALATGLKINFSKTLVPMHVATPTLNRIVRILQCQQSTFPQVYLGLPLSNVKLNLAAFAPLICKALLLPPGIISTIDSRRRAFLWTGTDKINGAKCLVSWEVAQRPKREGGLGVRDLSTHNACLLLKLHHPEDSAWAAWPRRSTDMITLKGPADGNHWEGLRALLPAYRCITRVQVGDGASTSFWWDSWLGAFTIAAKFPCLLSHSTNTDASVQQILQLGISHNLTARLSLPAMQENLNLYNKHVFDDNICELCRQDLETSDHLIFHCTVAKEFWNHLLPSVQKLWEMPRPPTTIPHKHFNTMLLLCCWNIWNHRHDVVFRHQQPSCVAYLLPAKKPAG, encoded by the exons ATGAGAAACCTGCATGAAGGAGATGCCAACACAAAGTTCTTCCATGCCAGGGCCTCTTGTCGCCGAAGAAGGAACCACATCTCTGTTATTACGGAGGATGACAATCAGCTCACCAGCCATGAAGCCAAGACTCAAGCCTTAACGGACTACTACAAAGCGATTCTTGGAGTGCAGTACCAACCGATCTGGAATTTTGATGTTGCTGCACTTTACCCAGCTCCAAATTATGACCTATCTGACCTGGTGGCTGCGTTCAGTGAGGACGAAGCAATGCAGGCTGTGCTCCGTATGAACAACAACAGTGCTCCTGGGCCGGACCAGCTTG GCGCCACTGCTCCCAAAGATTTCAGACCTGTGTCTCTACAGAATTGCCCGGTCAAAATCATCACCAAAATCCTAACTACAAGGCTACAGAAACAGATTCAGAAGCTCATTGATATTGATCAGACCGGATTCATCAGAGGTCGCTCCATCTCCGAGAACTTTGTTTATGCCACTGAGCTGGTACAACACTGTCACCGCAAGAAGCTTCCCACTGCTGTTATCAAACTAGATTTCGCCAAGGCCTTTGACTCCGTTTGCTGGGAAAGCTTGTTGACAATTCTGTTAGCGAGAGGATTTCCTAACAAGTGGTTGGCATGGATGAGGACCCTACTGAACACCTCCCACTCGGCTGTTCTTGTCAACGGGTGCCCAGGAAGCTGGATTAAATGCAAGCGTGGTCTGCGGCAAGGGGATGCTCTATCTCCATATCTGTTACTCCTGGTTGCAGACGTCCTCCAGCAACTGATCAAGTCAAACTCCGACATTCGACACCCTACTTTGGATGGCCCATGCCCGGTCCTTCAATATGCTGACGATACTCTCCTCCTAGTTCGTGCCGAGGTCGCCGACATCCGCAGATTGAAGAAGGCTCTACATGACTTTGCATTGGCGACTGGTCTCAAGATCAACTTCTCCAAAACATTGGTCCCAATGCATGTGGCCACCCCAACCTTAAATCGGATTGTCCGCATCCTCCAGTGCCAACAATCAACATTCCCTCAGGTGTATCTGGGGCTGCCACTGTCCAATGTCAAGCTCAACCTTGCTGCTTTTGCCCCTCTAATCTGCAAG GCTCTACTGCTACCGCCTGGAATTATATCAACAATTGACAGCCGTCGACGCGCGTTTCTCTGGACGGGCACAGATAAAATAAATGGAGCCAAATGTCTGGTGAGTTGGGAGGTGGCTCAAAGGCCTAAGCGTGAAGGAGGTCTTGGTGTGCGGGACCTGTCCACACATAATGCTTGCCTCCTCCTGAAACTGCATCACCCGGAGGACTCGGCTTGGGCAGCCTGGCCAAGAAGGTCCACTGACATGATCACCTTGAAGGGTCCGGCTGATGGCAACCACTGGGAAGGGCTCCGGGCACTACTTCCTGCTTACAGATGCATCACCAGAGTGCAGGTGGGAGACGGCGCTTCTACCTCCTTCTGGTGGGACTCATGGCTCGGCGCCTTCACCATTGCTGCAAAGTTTCCATGCCTACTCAGCCATTCCACAAACACTGATGCTTCGGTTCAGCAAATCTTACAACTGGGCATATCACATAACTTGACAGCAAGGCTATCCTTACCAGCCATGCAGGAAAA CCTCAACTTATATAACAAGCATGTCTTCGACGACAACATTTGTGAGCTCTGCAGACAAGACCTGGAAACTTCAGACCACCTAATCTTCCATTGCACGGTAGCTAAAGAGTTCTGGAACCACCTGCTTCCATCAGTTCAGAAACTCTGGGAAATGCCCAGGCCTCCAACGACGATACCTCATAAACACTTCAACACGATGCTGCTGCTTTGTTGCTGGAACATCTGGAATCATAGACATGATGTTGTCTTCCGCCATCAGCAACCTTCCTGCGTCGCCTACTTGCTGCCTGCAAAGAAGCCTGCCGGCTAA